In the Nerophis ophidion isolate RoL-2023_Sa linkage group LG01, RoL_Noph_v1.0, whole genome shotgun sequence genome, one interval contains:
- the LOC133556743 gene encoding oocyte zinc finger protein XlCOF6.1-like, translated as MRTHTDNKHSDSSEKKKDVQQLISCLEEVSPQSGGSSTLKQETPQPPCIKKEEEELCITQEGECLLGREEADYIKFPLTVVSVKTEDDEEKPQVDNLLAPLSDSEAEDEVDEPLSSDKDCEGDMRTHTDNKHSQTETGKKHFSCSVCAKSYTRRNHLTQHMRTHTGVKPFTCSVCGKSFFQKSSLTLHVRTHAGEKPFNCSVCDKSFSQNSSLTLHVRAHAGENTFNCSVCGKSFSRKDNLSRHMRTHTGEKPFNCSVCGKSFCQKIDLTRHMRRHTGEKSFGCSVCGKSFSRNSCLSQHMRKHTGEKAFSCSVCGKRFHRDAAAVKHLRKHMGE; from the exons atgaggactcacactgacaacaaacactctgaCTCCTCAGAAAAGaagaaag ACGTCCAGCAACTGATCAGTTGTCTAGAAGAAGTTTCccctcagtcaggggggagctccactttgaagcaggagactccacaaccaccctgcattaaaaaggaagaggaggaactctgcatcactcaggagggagagtgtcttctaggacgagaggaagctgattacatcaagtttccactgactgttgtctctgtgaagactgaagacgatgaagagaaaccacaagtagacaacctcttagctccactatcagatagtgaggctgaagacgaggttgatgaacctttgagcagcgataaagactgtgaaggtgatatgaggactcacacgGACAACAAACACTCTCAAACAGAGACAGGTAAAAAACATTTCAGCTGCTCAGTTTGTGCTAAAAGCTATACTAGAAGGAaccatttgactcaacacatgagaacacacacaggagtaAAACCCTTTACTTGTTCAGTTTGCGGTAAAAGCTTTTTTCAAAAGAGCAGTTTGACTCTGCACGTGAGAACGCATGCAGGAGAGAAACCATTCAATTGCTCAGTTTGCGATAAAAGCTTTTCTCAGAATAGCAGTTTGACTTTACACGTTAGAGCACACGCAGGAGAAAACACATTCAACtgctcagtttgtggtaaaagctttTCACGAAAGGACAATTTGTctcgacacatgagaacgcacacaggagagAAACCGTTCAACTGCTCGGTTTGTGGGAAAAGTTTTTGTCAAAAAATTGATTTGActcgacacatgagaagacacacaggagaaaaatcATTCGGTTGCTCGGTTTGTGGCAAAAGTTTTTCACGGAACAGCTGCTTGAGTCaacacatgagaaaacacacgggagaaaaagcatttagttgttcagtttgtggcaaaagattCCATCGTGATGCAGCCGCAGTAAAACACTTAAGAAAACACATGGGAGAATAA